A single Candidatus Binatia bacterium DNA region contains:
- a CDS encoding glycosyl transferase has protein sequence MSDFHQDGPVTTLHDLGDADRDRLEDLLSRVTPEYPIGLVLPVTAADLRAAPFARIVEELRAIDYIDQICVVLGDAPATQDARDARELVGPLGAKAEVLWTDGPAMQLLYRELTESGFPLGVPGKGRSVWTAFGYLLADPRLKAFALHDCDIVDYDRILLARLCLPMAHPSLDFEFAKAFYHRSTDRMHGRVTRLLVSPLLQSLIALLGRDPFLLFLSSFRYPLSGEFAITSALARSNRVPSDWGLEIGALAEVYRNTSAKRVCQVDLCVRYEHKHQDLSLDDPDRGLMKMATEILSTLFRTLATRGTVIDAGHVSTLRAAYLRVAQDIVRQYHADALVNGLAYDRQYEERAVEGFARQIQTAGDAFQEDPSGGAAIPNWTRVLTAFPDLPSRLREAARQIA, from the coding sequence ATGTCGGATTTCCACCAGGACGGTCCCGTCACGACCCTGCACGACCTGGGCGATGCGGATCGTGATCGCCTGGAGGATCTGCTTTCGCGAGTAACGCCGGAGTACCCGATCGGCTTGGTCCTGCCCGTCACTGCGGCAGACCTGAGGGCGGCCCCGTTCGCTCGGATCGTCGAGGAACTACGGGCCATCGACTACATCGATCAGATCTGCGTGGTCCTCGGCGACGCACCGGCGACGCAGGACGCCCGCGACGCTCGAGAACTCGTCGGGCCCCTCGGGGCCAAGGCGGAAGTTCTGTGGACGGACGGCCCTGCGATGCAGCTCCTGTATAGGGAACTAACGGAGTCCGGTTTTCCGCTCGGCGTGCCCGGCAAGGGCCGCTCCGTTTGGACCGCGTTCGGATACCTGCTCGCGGATCCGCGCCTCAAGGCCTTTGCGCTCCACGATTGCGATATCGTCGACTACGACCGCATTTTGCTCGCGCGGCTTTGTCTGCCGATGGCGCATCCAAGCCTCGATTTCGAGTTCGCGAAGGCTTTCTACCATCGCTCGACGGATCGAATGCATGGCCGTGTCACGCGCCTCCTCGTGTCGCCCCTTCTGCAGAGCTTGATCGCGCTCTTGGGGCGTGACCCGTTCCTGCTCTTCCTCAGCAGCTTCCGGTATCCGCTGTCGGGCGAGTTCGCGATCACGTCGGCGCTTGCGCGGTCCAACCGGGTTCCGAGTGATTGGGGGTTGGAGATCGGGGCACTGGCCGAGGTGTATCGAAACACTTCGGCCAAGCGGGTGTGCCAGGTCGATCTGTGTGTTCGATACGAGCACAAGCACCAGGACCTCTCTCTGGATGACCCGGATCGGGGCCTGATGAAGATGGCCACCGAGATCCTGAGTACGCTCTTCCGCACGCTTGCGACCCGGGGAACGGTGATCGACGCCGGACACGTTTCGACGCTACGTGCGGCCTACCTCCGCGTCGCCCAGGACATCGTTCGACAATATCACGCCGATGCCCTGGTCAACGGATTGGCCTACGACCGTCAGTACGAAGAGCGAGCGGTCGAAGGCTTCGCCCGGCAGATTCAGACGGCTGGCGATGCTTTCCAGGAGGATCCTTCGGGGGGGGCGGCGATCCCGAACTGGACCCGCGTGCTCACGGCGTTCCCCGATCTGCCGAGTCGGTTGCGGGAAGCGGCTCGGCAGATCGCCTAG
- a CDS encoding 6-pyruvoyl tetrahydropterin synthase family protein yields the protein MNSWAIKLNKEYFKFSCAHFLIFPDGSKERLHGHNYQVTVEIEGDLTEQGLVIDFLDAKPVVRDLCDSLDEHWLVPSQHPELTVEELDDGHSRIVYRDCRYVVPTAEVLLLPINNTSVENLATWFGETLHARLVDDFGVTQVRRLTVAISETSGQSGIHEYRDDDRR from the coding sequence ATGAACAGCTGGGCAATCAAGTTGAACAAGGAGTACTTCAAGTTCTCCTGCGCGCACTTCCTGATCTTCCCCGATGGTTCGAAGGAGCGGCTGCACGGCCACAACTACCAGGTCACCGTGGAGATCGAGGGAGATCTCACCGAGCAAGGTCTGGTGATCGACTTCCTCGACGCCAAGCCCGTCGTGCGGGACCTGTGTGATTCGCTCGACGAGCACTGGCTCGTCCCATCCCAACATCCCGAGCTCACGGTCGAGGAACTCGACGACGGCCACAGTCGCATCGTGTACCGCGACTGCCGCTACGTCGTTCCGACCGCAGAGGTTCTCCTCCTGCCGATCAACAACACGTCCGTCGAGAACCTCGCTACGTGGTTCGGCGAGACTCTCCACGCCCGCCTGGTCGACGACTTCGGCGTGACTCAGGTGCGACGCCTGACCGTAGCCATATCGGAGACGAGCGGACAGAGCGGCATTCATGAGTACCGAGACGATGACCGCCGCTGA
- a CDS encoding dihydropteroate synthase: protein MSTETMTAADSSIDPLATRPAGLRAPKLLGVVNLSPESMVRNSIVRNPDEALERARDLQANGVDVIDLGGRSITPDAPQIDDEEEQRRLAPTAERMRDEGVSFSVDTWSAATAIAAVGWGADVINFTGREASSAMLQAVARARASLILTHMPYENAYEMRSQPRVPTPADLVGEIIASLKPRVEEALAAGVHEVIVDPNLGIIHPDTDDFEKIHLQLEIVWQAERLRSLGCPLLFYAARKPERLARIMMASAVLHAQAEYVRTHEPSILRELLRAAGRSAS from the coding sequence ATGAGTACCGAGACGATGACCGCCGCTGACTCCTCCATTGACCCGCTGGCGACGCGGCCCGCGGGCCTTCGCGCACCGAAGCTGCTCGGCGTCGTCAACCTCTCGCCGGAATCGATGGTGCGGAACTCGATCGTCCGCAATCCCGACGAGGCGCTCGAGCGCGCCCGAGACTTACAAGCCAACGGCGTCGACGTAATCGATCTCGGCGGCCGATCCATCACCCCGGACGCTCCGCAGATCGACGACGAGGAGGAGCAGCGACGACTCGCACCGACCGCCGAACGCATGCGCGACGAAGGCGTCTCGTTTTCGGTCGACACCTGGTCGGCCGCAACAGCGATCGCCGCGGTGGGCTGGGGGGCCGACGTGATCAACTTCACTGGGCGGGAAGCTTCGTCCGCAATGCTCCAGGCCGTCGCGCGCGCGCGCGCGTCACTCATTCTCACCCACATGCCGTACGAGAACGCTTACGAGATGCGCTCTCAGCCCCGGGTGCCGACACCGGCCGATCTCGTTGGCGAGATCATCGCCTCGCTGAAACCCCGCGTCGAAGAAGCCCTCGCCGCCGGCGTGCACGAAGTAATCGTGGATCCGAACCTGGGCATCATCCACCCCGACACCGACGACTTCGAGAAGATCCATCTCCAACTGGAGATCGTCTGGCAGGCAGAGCGACTCCGCTCGCTCGGTTGCCCGCTCCTGTTCTATGCGGCGCGCAAACCCGAGCGACTCGCACGCATCATGATGGCTTCGGCGGTGCTCCATGCACAGGCCGAGTACGTCCGAACGCACGAGCCCTCGATCCTCCGTGAGCTCCTGCGAGCGGCCGGACGGAGCGCCTCATGA
- a CDS encoding SDR family oxidoreductase: protein MSTLALEGRRALVTGAARRTGRALALALAHAGADVAVHYRSSAEDALAVVEEIQRTGRRATAVQADLADAEQAQRAANEAAAALGPIDILVNNVGAIVWKSLDELSPEDWKTSLDGTVTATWHACRAVTPAMRTGGFGRIVNILDADADALAPAVFATPYKIGKTGALVLTKSLAKNEGPYGVTVNAISPGVLEDSEKKVPLERIPAGRPGTYADLASALLFLVSDDAGYVTGTNLKVSGGYLI, encoded by the coding sequence ATGAGCACGCTCGCGCTGGAGGGCCGACGCGCCCTCGTGACGGGAGCGGCGCGCCGAACAGGCCGCGCCCTTGCCCTTGCCCTCGCCCACGCAGGCGCCGACGTCGCGGTGCACTATCGCTCGAGTGCAGAGGATGCCCTCGCCGTCGTCGAGGAGATCCAGCGCACGGGCCGTCGCGCCACGGCCGTCCAAGCGGACCTTGCCGATGCCGAGCAGGCGCAGCGCGCGGCAAACGAAGCGGCCGCCGCTCTAGGTCCGATCGACATCCTCGTGAACAACGTCGGGGCGATCGTGTGGAAGAGTCTCGACGAACTCTCTCCCGAGGATTGGAAGACCTCGCTCGATGGGACGGTCACGGCGACCTGGCACGCTTGTCGTGCCGTCACTCCCGCGATGCGGACGGGCGGCTTCGGACGCATCGTGAACATCCTCGACGCAGACGCAGACGCCCTCGCCCCGGCCGTGTTCGCGACGCCGTACAAGATCGGAAAAACCGGAGCGCTCGTCCTCACGAAATCTCTCGCGAAGAACGAGGGCCCCTACGGCGTCACCGTCAACGCGATTTCCCCAGGCGTTCTCGAGGACTCCGAGAAGAAGGTACCCCTGGAGCGAATCCCCGCCGGACGACCGGGCACCTACGCCGATCTCGCAAGTGCGCTGCTCTTCTTGGTGAGTGACGACGCGGGCTACGTGACCGGCACCAATCTCAAAGTGTCGGGCGGCTACCTGATCTAG
- a CDS encoding sodium/solute symporter (Members of the Solute:Sodium Symporter (SSS), TC 2.A.21 as described in tcdb.org, catalyze solute:Na+ symport. Known solutes for members of the family include sugars, amino acids, nucleosides, inositols, vitamins, urea or anions, depending on the system.), with amino-acid sequence MLAGLDLFVFLACLVAVMGVGLLAGGRNQTSDEYYLASRSMPWWGVAGSVFGTNVSANHLVGMLGVGFSIGFAQSHFELGAVFALLALAYLLLPVFAGLRVHTLSEYLAGRYDERASLLYSVTTLFLIGAQMTALFYVGSRSMSLLMRGSVLDLGYMGGVAALAAITGVYTIIGGLRAVVWTDVIQSALLLVSGILVAVATFAQPEIGGFSGLLESDAMLPRAEQRMHLYLPMNHPSLPWTGVFTGLIALHLSFWGTNQYIVQRTLAAKSQREARLGILVGGFLKLLVPFFSIAGGVAAAHLVRARMATATVAPDEAFPVLMSLVIPAGNGLMGLIAAGLLGAILSTIDSMLNSAAALFAYDIYRKHWKPQADDADLVRLGRWVVVVLVSGAALLAATTYDPASSGNFFLRLSRQISYLTPGLMVSFLMGMFSARATARGAVAAILAGPVLGFSFEWAYAWGVEGMATAPLFGRELNFMHRTFLTVLACVGVHAAVSRTEPRDPKASAYLFTSVTGTSPSHLVRLAQWGGAYLVGNIALAVGLVRGALSPLGAGAAGAVLTLVIFATYVWRAREDAPSEGHAMLDDRLLAGLLTASVTFVLFYFY; translated from the coding sequence GTGCTTGCGGGGCTAGATCTCTTCGTCTTCCTCGCGTGCCTGGTGGCCGTGATGGGTGTTGGCCTTCTGGCCGGCGGGCGGAACCAGACCTCGGACGAGTACTATCTGGCGAGCCGCTCGATGCCGTGGTGGGGCGTTGCCGGCTCCGTGTTCGGTACGAACGTCTCCGCCAATCACCTCGTCGGCATGCTCGGTGTGGGTTTCTCGATCGGATTCGCGCAGAGTCATTTCGAGTTAGGGGCGGTGTTCGCTCTGCTTGCACTCGCCTACCTACTGCTCCCGGTTTTTGCCGGGCTACGCGTGCACACGCTCTCGGAGTACCTGGCGGGTCGCTACGACGAGCGAGCGAGTCTGCTCTACTCGGTCACGACACTTTTTCTGATTGGCGCGCAGATGACGGCGTTGTTCTATGTGGGCTCGCGCTCGATGTCGTTGCTCATGCGCGGGAGTGTGCTGGACCTTGGTTACATGGGTGGTGTCGCGGCGCTTGCGGCGATCACCGGGGTCTACACCATCATCGGTGGTCTGCGGGCCGTCGTCTGGACGGACGTCATCCAGTCGGCGTTGCTTCTCGTGTCGGGCATCCTGGTCGCCGTCGCAACGTTCGCGCAGCCCGAGATCGGTGGTTTTTCGGGCCTTCTCGAAAGCGACGCGATGCTACCGCGTGCCGAGCAACGCATGCACCTGTACCTCCCCATGAACCATCCCTCGCTCCCGTGGACCGGCGTGTTCACAGGGCTGATCGCGCTGCATCTCTCCTTCTGGGGGACGAACCAGTACATCGTGCAGCGCACACTCGCGGCGAAGAGCCAGAGGGAGGCGCGCCTCGGGATTCTCGTCGGCGGCTTCCTCAAACTTCTGGTTCCATTCTTTTCGATCGCTGGGGGCGTCGCGGCGGCACACCTGGTTCGCGCACGGATGGCAACCGCCACGGTCGCGCCCGACGAAGCGTTTCCGGTCCTCATGAGCCTCGTCATTCCTGCCGGGAATGGACTGATGGGGCTGATCGCCGCCGGGTTGCTCGGCGCAATCCTGTCCACGATCGACTCCATGCTGAACTCCGCGGCGGCGCTCTTCGCGTACGACATCTACCGCAAGCATTGGAAACCCCAGGCCGACGACGCCGATCTCGTGCGGTTGGGGCGTTGGGTGGTCGTCGTACTCGTGTCCGGCGCCGCGCTGCTCGCCGCGACGACCTACGATCCGGCGTCGAGCGGGAACTTTTTCCTCCGTCTCTCGCGACAGATCTCGTACCTCACCCCGGGGCTGATGGTGAGTTTCTTGATGGGGATGTTCTCAGCGAGAGCGACCGCGCGCGGAGCGGTTGCGGCGATTCTCGCGGGGCCGGTGCTGGGCTTCTCTTTCGAGTGGGCCTACGCCTGGGGCGTGGAGGGCATGGCGACGGCCCCGCTCTTCGGTCGCGAACTCAACTTCATGCACCGCACCTTCCTGACCGTCCTCGCGTGTGTCGGCGTTCACGCGGCGGTGAGCCGAACCGAACCTCGCGACCCGAAGGCGAGCGCTTATTTGTTCACGTCGGTCACCGGGACGAGTCCGTCGCATCTCGTGAGGCTCGCGCAGTGGGGGGGGGCCTATCTCGTGGGAAATATCGCGTTGGCCGTCGGTCTCGTGCGGGGCGCGCTCAGCCCTCTCGGGGCCGGTGCGGCGGGCGCGGTTCTCACGCTGGTGATCTTCGCAACCTACGTATGGCGCGCGAGAGAAGACGCGCCGAGCGAGGGGCATGCGATGCTCGACGACCGGCTTCTCGCGGGTCTCCTCACCGCGTCGGTCACGTTCGTCTTGTTCTACTTCTACTAG
- a CDS encoding HAD-IA family hydrolase yields the protein MHFDFARTKARLSESSAAEGDPLELLAPLKQRLEIGEIDGAAFVAEGISILGYRGSAEEFRSIWEDIFTPNAAMWETITTARDRYRLVLLSNTSEIHKQSLFRDFEIFESFEDGVYSYSSRCAKPDPEFYRTAIETLGLRPAETLYVDDRPENVDAGRRAGFLSVYYDPQQHERFLREARAHGFAL from the coding sequence ATGCACTTCGATTTCGCTCGCACGAAGGCGCGGCTGTCGGAATCGAGTGCGGCGGAGGGCGACCCGCTCGAACTTCTTGCTCCACTCAAGCAGCGGCTGGAGATCGGTGAGATCGATGGCGCCGCGTTCGTGGCGGAAGGAATCTCGATCCTTGGATACCGCGGGAGCGCCGAGGAGTTCAGGAGTATCTGGGAAGACATCTTCACGCCGAACGCCGCCATGTGGGAGACCATCACGACTGCGCGTGATCGCTACCGGCTAGTTCTTCTCTCGAATACGAGCGAAATTCATAAGCAGTCGCTGTTTCGCGACTTCGAAATCTTCGAGAGTTTCGAGGACGGCGTCTACTCGTACAGTAGTCGATGTGCCAAGCCTGATCCCGAGTTCTACCGGACGGCCATCGAGACCCTCGGCCTACGCCCCGCAGAGACGCTCTACGTGGACGATCGCCCCGAGAACGTCGATGCCGGCAGGCGAGCAGGCTTCCTGTCCGTCTACTACGATCCGCAGCAGCATGAACGATTTCTGCGAGAGGCCCGTGCCCATGGCTTCGCGCTGTAG